The genomic DNA GATATAAACGCACATTTATTTTAGTAGGGTTAGTTCTAGTCCAAAATTGTGCGCCGCCTGGACGTGTGCATCGACCAACAAAGGCCAAACCCAGTAACCAGCAACACAGCAACCAATAGTAATAACGAACATTTACGAGTACATTGATTAAACGAGCTCCAcaatacacatatacatatatatttatagttaCGTATACATGTAgtatgcaacaacaaacagcaacaacaatatgaACAACATCGATAGCAATATCCATAGCTATAGGCTATAGCTATAGCCAGAACCCATTCCCACTGGGTTTTGGTTAGTACATTTGTAGCTACAATACGATTAAGTACAggtgagtgggagagagaaagccggagagaagcagaagcctCTCTGCCATCACTGACCTACAACTGCATCGGCCAGGGCCATTGCCATGTCATTGCCTATGGTCACATCTGTGGCGCTCGTCGAGGTGTCATCGCCATCGATGTCTTTGTCGTGTATGGGGCTCGACTCGCCCGTGGATACCTCGCCTAGTTTAAGAATTTACCGAGAACATTTTCACATTgatcattttgtttttttcttttcttgtttttaagGATAAACCAAGCACTAGAGTTTGGATCATTTGTTCATGCACAGGCCGGTCCCCAACACTTACACAGGGCAAAATCCATTTTGCGCAGCGGCGAGAGCAGGGAATTGGTCCCAGTCAGCGTATCCAGCGGCGAGTCCACGCCCAGTGCATAGTTGTCATGGCCCTCAAAGTTGCTGTAATCGAAGTCGTTATTAAATGCCAGGGGGATATCTGCTTGTGGATGCAGTACCTGTGCAGCCTGGGAAGGGACTTGCCCGACTTGCTGCGTATGTCCATGTTGATGCCGCTGTCTATGGAAGAGCGCTTGGAGTAtctgctgccattgttggGTGGACTTTGATTGCTGGCGGAGCACAAACAAATAGATTATTCTCGAGGCCATTAAAAATAGGATGGCGACGACTCACCTGTGCACTGCCCCAGGTCTGAGGAAGACGCCATCGTGTTTTCTTTGGAGGATCTCCAAGTCGAAGCTGTTGTACATcgtctgatgctgctgcggctcctcgGAATCCGTTTCCACGGCAATGTTCATGGAGAGATTGGCCAGACCGCCGCGCAAGTGCGGCTTGCGGCAGCGCTCCTTCTCCAGTCGAAACATCTGGGCCAGCAGATGTTTGTGGCCCTTAAGGTTGGCCAGATCCAGTGGTGTTTGCTGGCCCTGCGTCTTGATCTTCAGCGCATTGTGATTCCACTTGTAGAGCAGCAGGGAGCACTCCACATGGCCACGCACACAGGACCAGGCGAGCGGCGTGAAGCCGTAGACATCCTGGCTGAGGGCGTCCAGCTCCGTTTCTAGTATGATATGTGGATTCTCCGCTCGCCAATTGAGCATGGCGCCCACCAGCTTGGCGTAGCCCAAGGCGGCGGCCAAGTGCAGCAGCGTCATGCCCCGCAGGCCCACGCTCCAGCTTGCCACTGTGCTTGGCATGCTCCAGGCATGCTTCGTCAGCTTGTGGCAATACGCGACCAGCTTCTCCTCAAAGTTTGGCTCCAGATAGAGCGCCGTGTGGTCCGTCTGCAAGAGAATATTTCAGTTGAAAAAGAGTTCTAAAAAGACTTATAGATCGGACTCACCGTCGGCTCCTGCTCCGTCTTCAGCTGCAACTTGTCATCGATGGTCGAGAGGCGATTGAGCAGCGTGAACTTGTACAGGCAATCGTTGGAGCTACTCGCATCGAAGGGGGCATCGGCGAGCAGCGACAGCTTGTACTCGAACATGACCGAGTTGGAAACAAGAAAGCCGCCGCAGGCCACCTGGAGCGTCACAAAGCCCGCCTCATGGGCAGGACAGTAGCAGCGGAGCACTCCCTCCTGCACCATCTGCGTGGGCACGGGCTGTGCATCGAAGAGCACCGTGTAGGCGCCAGCATTATTGCTGCTCGTCCAGGGTCCTGCCACTAGCACCTTGACTCCCCCCTCGGTGTAGGACCACTCCGGACTGAAGTCGCAGATGTTGTGGATCTTCCGGGGCTGCTGGGCCTGAGCGGCCGCCTGCCCCAGATAGGAGCCCTGCTCCAGGGCCGTGTTGTTCAGAGCCTGCTTATCGTCCAGATCCAGCTCGGGGAACTCCACGAGCATATCGAAGGCATCCAGATTGGCAAAAACATCGTCTGTTTCATCCTCCTCAGCTTCCGCTTCGACTTCATGGCCGTGCAAAGGTTTCTTCTCGACTTCTTGGGAAtggccgttgctgttgctactgttgCTTGTTGCTAAAGGTTCTATCGTTGTCGcggctgcttctcctgctgccgtATTGTACGGCTGCATATTGGCTATAAGTGTACGTTGAATATCCTCATGGGATAGATCCAGGGTTTCGTTGAAGAAGCTCAGGGTTTCGGCCGCATTGCTCGACTGGGGCTCgtcctcgctgctgttgctgttgctgctgctgctgctgtggctgtggctgctgtggctatTGTTTTGATTGTTGGCCCCAAAGCTACTGCTCTCGTCGCTGGCGCTAATTTGGCTGCTGTTATCACTGGAAGCACTGAAATTTGCACAACCATTTTGGCTCAGAGCTTGAGGCTGAGACTGCGATTGGGATTGACTCTTGTTAGGACCATCTGTGGCCTgattgttgccgttgccgttgctgttgctgctgctgctgctccctccacTCAGCTGTCAAATAAGTTTGAATTTAATCAGCATAAATAGCTACAATAATTGCTGGCGATTTTGCGGTTTTTACTCACCTCAGTGAGCGCATTGGCGCTCATTAAATTATCACAAGTtgctgccgtcgctgtcgttgtaatttgttgctgctgattgccATCGATAATCGATTGTAAGGAGCTCGAGGTGGACGATGTGCCGGACGAAGATGTGGATACAGATATAGATGTCGTTGTGGCTACAACTGTGGAGGGGGTGCTGTGGCCATTGACAGTGGAAGACGTTGAAGCcgtgctattgttgttgttgttgttgttgctgttgctgctgctgccactgctgctgctgctgagacgATGCTCAGGTGACATGCACATGGCCTCAACAGGGGGATGGACTAAGGTTGGGGTcggtgtttgtgtttgggtttgagtttgagtttgaagTTGTTGGCCACTGTTTGGGGTTGCTGATGATGTCTGTTGCAATTTATAataatgttgctgctgctgctgctgctggctgttgttgctgttgctggaagtattcagttgctgctgttgattgtACATGAAGTTATTGTTGCTGGGGTCGTTATTATTTACGACATTTAATTCGTTGTTCGTTTGAGTTGCTAATTGCttggcactgccattgccattggcgttgccattgctgctgacAGAGTTACTGATTTTGTTTGCAGTCATGTGGCTTTGGATTTCAATTAGTTCCGTATCCATGCCATTCAAgacagagctgctgctgcctcctccttctgctgctgctgctgccactactGTTGTGCTGGGGTCCCTGGCGGTGGCCGTGATTGTTGTATTGGCAATTTGCaggcgatgatgatgctgattcAAATGAGCCGAATTCTGACTCTGACTGGCCACGAATCGTTGCAGACTCaagtgttgctgttgctgctgctgctgctgttggtgatattgctgctgctgctgctgctgctgcatcgccAGATTGCTTCTTGCGGCCAGCATCTGGTTGCCACGATATTGCTGCTGATAGCTGCCATCGCCATGTCCCgtctgctggggctgctgctgctgctgttgctgttgaggAGGAATGATCTGAAACTTGATGGCCGACTCCTGGGGCAGCTGTTGCGTGGCATTGTGGAACTGCGCGTGCGGATTGTCTAGGTGCATGCCATCGTTTCGCTGTCGCGGCCGCTCCGCCCAGCGAGAGTAAAGCTTGCTGGCCACCACCACGTTGGGCGTGCCATTGCTGAAGGCTCCCTCATTGAGGCGCTTCTCGGAGGCCGATGTGGCCGCCACGGACTTGATGATGCCGCCCGTGCGCCGCATCACGGGATGCGTGCAGGTCTTGCCATCGGCACAGCCGGAATCCCCGCAGCCACAGTCCAGCTGCTTGACCAGGGCCGCCTGGCGGGACAAGCGCTGCTTCTCCATCAGTTGGCACACAATCGACTCCACAGTCTCGGCCGTCTACAGGGAGGAACAATTCAATTATGGGACTCTGGCCCAGCGCAGGATTTACTCACCGATATCTCAATGTCGTTGCCCGAGTCGGAGTCATCATCGGAGTTGACTGTGGAGACTGGAATGgaaaggaagggaagggaTTACCAATCGAAAGCCAGAGCCTTCTTGGGTCTACTCACGCATGGGCTTCAGCTGGCTGACCAGCTCCTCCTTGGTCCACTCCTTCTTGTCGCCCCACAGCGTGATGCTGGGGGCAATCACTGCCATTTTATTATCATCCGGATACGGCACATTCAGATAGTGCACCAAAACAATGTCCGGATTCTGAAGCACAAAGAGTTTTGGCTTATAGAATGGGAATGGTTAGGTGGAACATTCCTCCCCTCTTACCTGCAGCAGCCAGTAACATCTGCGATGAAATGTGGGCAATATGGCCGAGTGTACATAACAGCCGTAGATGCACTGTGGAGGAGGGAGATTCGGGTTTGAGATCgaaggaaattcaatttatcaAAACAAGAGCATAAAACAAGACCCCCACGATTGGGGCTAtctgtatctacatacatatgtttgccCCTGCTGGGAGCAAATCCATTTAAttggaaaacataaaaacgaagctcaaattaaattaccaACCGCCCACGCTGGCGGGGGGtgcgccacagccacagccacagcctcttCGTCTACGACTCGGATACGTAGACGATGGCACTCCGGTAAGTGCCAAGAATCAGaggccaaaaggaaaagggtTTCCCCGTTTGACTTGTAAGACACTTCGCTGCGCATTTTTCTTGTTCAGCTGGGAGTTGCTCTGCCTCTTCTCTtaatttttctatttattctttttagtttttgtgaACTTTTTTGTTCCTATTCCCGCTGataaatttgttggctctcGTTGTCCGCGATATGCCGCTGActtcttctgttttctgttctggCGGCGGCAACGCCTGGGCTCGGGTTATCATGTAAGGAGACGGCACCCCGCAAGCTCTGCCAACTGCATAAATCTCAGCCAGCCAGCGTTTACTAGCAAATGTTTTaagaataaaaattaaaacaaaaaaacaaacagcgaagaaaaacgaagaaaaactCCAGAAAAGtggtggaaaaaaaaaaaattggcgtgaaattgccaaatgtttttatgtgtgtttccATAATGGGGGAAAGTCGAATGCGATAGCGATAGAAGGACAAACGGGACATCCTTCAGACATTATAAATAAGCTTAACCCTTGGCCAGGGCTTATTTCATTAGCTGGCAGCGGGCGAGGCGTCATTGCCCATATCCTTGGGGGCAAACACTTGCAAACGGCAGCGACGGACACCGTCAGTTTTCTGTCTACTTCCGGCGGGAAATCATAATTCATTCGGTCAACAAGCCCACCCGTgactgtgttttttttttttgtgttctgctGCCCTTTGACAAACGATGCCAATGGCTTGAGACTAATTGCCTAATTGTGCGCccagaagtggcagcaacttGCACTCACCTCCGTGCCTTGTACTTTTAGTTTCATGTGATCCTCGCGCGTTGTCTTGCCATCCTTGCGCTTCTTCCAGCAGTAGCCATCGCGGCGGTAGCGCACTTTCTTCCGCGAGTACAGCAGCAGGGAGCCGCTCTTGGGTCTGTGCAAATAAGATGTTCGGGATAATCACATGAGGATGTTCCCCAAGGGCATGCAATGGCCAGTCACTCACCTGGTGCGAACCTCTTTGGACTGCCACTCGCAGTGCTTGTCAAAGCTGATAAGAATCGCAGCAATTTCCTGAAATATACGCAAACATTTTACTTACTTGCTAATCTGGATTAAACATATGTTAATGGAAATATCTAGAGATACGAGTGGAATTCTTTCCACCTTCACGTGAGCCTTATCATCACTGCGACAATGGGTAACAGTTATCCATCATAGACATCGTTCAACCGCTTGAACTGGCCCCTAACTAACGTGCTAACAATTTCCTGACTTAATGGACAAAATGCTACGCTGCCCAGTCACGGCACTCGCGGCATTTCCTACGCCAAAACTTTCGAAAAAGAGCAGAAGGGACTTCTGCGCCataaaacaaaggaaaacattttagaaatttcatttgacCGCAAAGCGGacaccgccagcagcagcagcagcagcagcagcagcaggataagcaggaggagcatcgAGGAAGGGTGCAAAGTGTTAACCACAATTTACAGGTGTCGCCCCGGCAGTTGACACTTAACCAAGCTGGCCAGGAACCACCAAGTGGCATAGACGCATCCCGAgtgcaatttgtgtgcatatttaaaatgctcactctctctctctctctttgccttgATAAGCAGTCCAAAGGACACGCTAAAAGAATGGGCATTGGAGGAGAGCATGTTTGGGGAGACTAAAaccattcaaatgcaaatcacaCAACAGCTGAACAGTGAAAGTTCAGTGGGaattttggtttgctttttggagCGTTTGGACTTGACTTTTCATTGCATGTTTCGCCGATAAAGttatcaatttgtttgcttcccTAACGTTGCATGAATAATGCAAAGTGGCCATCCAtctattcattcattcattcattcatcctTCGAACAGTCCCATCCCCAGCTGTGCACCAACACATTTTCCATATGTCAGTTGGCGGAAGATATCGCAACATTTGCGAGTGTCATAAAAAttgtatgcacacacacacacacacacacacaagcacacagagATATACTTATAGAAAAGTAGGAAGGAACCCCCAAGGCTAAGGCGGAGCTGGGGCAAATCACAGGCGCGTGTTTGTCAAGTGGCAAACGTTTGCATTTTGTCCAAAATTGCCTCTGACTTGGCTCTTTTTGGTTGCCATTGGGAGAGAGCTacaaaaatatagaaagaTAGAAAGCTTCTCTTAGATATAGATGGATGTGTGTTGGTTATTTATGCATGGCTCCAGCGACCTACTCCAAACTTCCAGCTTCCCAGTTGCCCATCTCAATTCTGGCTTCATATGATGAATTCCAGGCACATACGCGGAACAGGCTTCGGTACATTGAGGAGGCGAAGCATTAAAAATTTATGCCCACCTCAGCAGCGTATTCGTTTGCCCTTACCCTTCCCCATGCACAATCCTAGACATGTATGGGCGTGGCCATGGGCTCTACTCAGGCAAACCTTTCAACACTTTCACCCGATTGGAATGCACAAACGATGCAACCATCGAACTGTGCAGATAAACAATTGGaaagggaatgggaaaggGAATATTCTGATCTTTCTAGAAGATGGCAAAGCAATTGGAATTGCTCTTGTAAAACGAAAGCTCTGAACAGCTCTTCAAAAGAATTAGACTTATAGCTGGCTTTCCCCATGGCCACTTAATCACTTCCAGTCCTTGGCTGACCGTTGCAGAAgtctacatatatacatacatatgcctgtatctatgtacatttgGCGGTCGCACagaaattgtgcaaataaaattgcgACTCATTatcaatttaactttttgatttttaagcTGCGCCTTTTGCAACCACACGGAGGACAGAGAGCACGGGCCATTGGTGgtctggttgctgctgctgcgagctCTCGTTCTCGTGTTATTTTGCAGTTGCTTTATGAGCCGGGTCGAGTGGCTCTGTGCCCCGTCCAAGCCCCACTGGCTGCTACTTAAATGCCAAATTAAAACTGTGTGGTTGAAGCGACAGTCCGAGGAGGGTTTGGGGCGCAGGGCTGCCCACCAGCCCTGGCTTCCCGTTTGCCTGTAAGCAGGACTAAAATAAGCGTgcgtaattttatttatgccccGGTACACGGCcacattttgtaatttttgcatG from Drosophila subobscura isolate 14011-0131.10 chromosome E, UCBerk_Dsub_1.0, whole genome shotgun sequence includes the following:
- the LOC117889766 gene encoding uncharacterized protein LOC117889766 isoform X5; its protein translation is MENVPDASCSASSLKLQRQQTQIKAKNVLIRSQSSGKLSRNEAGTTTTTTTTTTTTTSSTSTRATARTLKIGAMQQKQLQPPNGVNTSNIILLRGTRNENGQIIIQNKQDILTLLNEQQQQQQQDKAAQASTAITLNQLPTTTTVARKTIVQSSGSTTSTSSTISIVASSSSSTSSGGGVGKETVSNTILLQTPINASQLESVLKAQERTKQANGSQTKLIERPFLLKHASRSLSSESNGDGKSPFVLQTLKRLEKSQSILVIRNSTSGSTSSMTVSPPVNVSATTTSANVLSVTRTSKAAKGMAGALHKLKAAATAAAASRVGAGAGAGTVAAPSTSSTGTTILRLGKSATTLAINGNGGSKLEAATTTTSTANKLSNTVTSEQQQQQQQQQQQSTTAQTNVPLGNDGEPIKLPDNLESLPRADSFPSQRHRWNTNEEIAAILISFDKHCEWQSKEVRTRPKSGSLLLYSRKKVRYRRDGYCWKKRKDGKTTREDHMKLKVQGTECIYGCYVHSAILPTFHRRCYWLLQNPDIVLVHYLNVPYPDDNKMAVIAPSITLWGDKKEWTKEELVSQLKPMLSTVNSDDDSDSGNDIEISTAETVESIVCQLMEKQRLSRQAALVKQLDCGCGDSGCADGKTCTHPVMRRTGGIIKSVAATSASEKRLNEGAFSNGTPNVVVASKLYSRWAERPRQRNDGMHLDNPHAQFHNATQQLPQESAIKFQIIPPQQQQQQQQPQQTGHGDGSYQQQYRGNQMLAARSNLAMQQQQQQQQYHQQQQQQQQQHLSLQRFVASQSQNSAHLNQHHHRLQIANTTITATARDPSTTVVAAAAAEGGGSSSSVLNGMDTELIEIQSHMTANKISNSVSSNGNANGNGSAKQLATQTNNELNVVNNNDPSNNNFMYNQQQQLNTSSNSNNSQQQQQQQHYYKLQQTSSATPNSGQQLQTQTQTQTQTPTPTLVHPPVEAMCMSPEHRLSSSSSGSSSNSNNNNNNNSTASTSSTVNGHSTPSTVVATTTSISVSTSSSGTSSTSSSLQSIIDGNQQQQITTTATAATCDNLMSANALTELSGGSSSSSNSNGNGNNQATDGPNKSQSQSQSQPQALSQNGCANFSASSDNSSQISASDESSSFGANNQNNSHSSHSHSSSSSNSNSSEDEPQSSNAAETLSFFNETLDLSHEDIQRTLIANMQPYNTAAGEAAATTIEPLATSNSSNSNGHSQEVEKKPLHGHEVEAEAEEDETDDVFANLDAFDMLVEFPELDLDDKQALNNTALEQGSYLGQAAAQAQQPRKIHNICDFSPEWSYTEGGVKVLVAGPWTSSNNAGAYTVLFDAQPVPTQMVQEGVLRCYCPAHEAGFVTLQVACGGFLVSNSVMFEYKLSLLADAPFDASSSNDCLYKFTLLNRLSTIDDKLQLKTEQEPTTDHTALYLEPNFEEKLVAYCHKLTKHAWSMPSTVASWSVGLRGMTLLHLAAALGYAKLVGAMLNWRAENPHIILETELDALSQDVYGFTPLAWSCVRGHVECSLLLYKWNHNALKIKTQGQQTPLDLANLKGHKHLLAQMFRLEKERCRKPHLRGGLANLSMNIAVETDSEEPQQHQTMYNSFDLEILQRKHDGVFLRPGAVHSNQSPPNNGSRYSKRSSIDSGINMDIRSKSGKSLPRLHSNFEGHDNYALGVDSPLDTLTGTNSLLSPLRKMDFALWDSDAKVLTLAEHIIAAMPERIKNEADEMMVLGSPLTEPLTSESSALTDSFMDPLLDSLPNTHFDSDFSFDFHDHSYRYHDVSTPCSSLSPASSGPLQSPASYSILGTDPSVSSPSPPPSTKQLTEFLHASSLSQYPFEADFSKLTLTDTEQRELYEAAKCIQKAYRSYKGRQKLEEQNKERTAAIVIQNYYRRYKQYAYYRQMTNAALVIQHGYRSYRKNKRFKKSGLGQGMAGGSDHGSVSSNSQCLSSFYDHYKQDQQQQHEMSSQPSTPKETSPSGPLKRTYSQSTQNQAARKIQQFMRQSRINIWDANLTTLTTERASRKREAGAPTQGGIPSKLAVSRAAGNLGLPRK
- the LOC117889766 gene encoding uncharacterized protein LOC117889766 isoform X11, whose protein sequence is MAGYRSLPLAPVSASSMAAAAAVPAQNVGHAGPTMAYAHHQSMTAMSNNGIIYQSAVHASIHSLPSQHRSSTTHHHILATATATATAAAAAAAAAATAAAAIVSLPTASASGGVPQQHGTYGHQQQQQQQQPHHSQQQQHLPQQSHQQQQQQQQLMAHQQHSALQQQQQQHHHLQQSHQQQQQLHQQQQQQLSAVHHHHHHHHQQLSLHQNHLYFSGASLGHHHHHRQIFSHLQSALMPLSVNGEPIKLPDNLESLPRADSFPSQRHRWNTNEEIAAILISFDKHCEWQSKEVRTRPKSGSLLLYSRKKVRYRRDGYCWKKRKDGKTTREDHMKLKVQGTECIYGCYVHSAILPTFHRRCYWLLQNPDIVLVHYLNVPYPDDNKMAVIAPSITLWGDKKEWTKEELVSQLKPMLSTVNSDDDSDSGNDIEISTAETVESIVCQLMEKQRLSRQAALVKQLDCGCGDSGCADGKTCTHPVMRRTGGIIKSVAATSASEKRLNEGAFSNGTPNVVVASKLYSRWAERPRQRNDGMHLDNPHAQFHNATQQLPQESAIKFQIIPPQQQQQQQQPQQTGHGDGSYQQQYRGNQMLAARSNLAMQQQQQQQQYHQQQQQQQQQHLSLQRFVASQSQNSAHLNQHHHRLQIANTTITATARDPSTTVVAAAAAEGGGSSSSVLNGMDTELIEIQSHMTANKISNSVSSNGNANGNGSAKQLATQTNNELNVVNNNDPSNNNFMYNQQQQLNTSSNSNNSQQQQQQQHYYKLQQTSSATPNSGQQLQTQTQTQTQTPTPTLVHPPVEAMCMSPEHRLSSSSSGSSSNSNNNNNNNSTASTSSTVNGHSTPSTVVATTTSISVSTSSSGTSSTSSSLQSIIDGNQQQQITTTATAATCDNLMSANALTELSGGSSSSSNSNGNGNNQATDGPNKSQSQSQSQPQALSQNGCANFSASSDNSSQISASDESSSFGANNQNNSHSSHSHSSSSSNSNSSEDEPQSSNAAETLSFFNETLDLSHEDIQRTLIANMQPYNTAAGEAAATTIEPLATSNSSNSNGHSQEVEKKPLHGHEVEAEAEEDETDDVFANLDAFDMLVEFPELDLDDKQALNNTALEQGSYLGQAAAQAQQPRKIHNICDFSPEWSYTEGGVKVLVAGPWTSSNNAGAYTVLFDAQPVPTQMVQEGVLRCYCPAHEAGFVTLQVACGGFLVSNSVMFEYKLSLLADAPFDASSSNDCLYKFTLLNRLSTIDDKLQLKTEQEPTTDHTALYLEPNFEEKLVAYCHKLTKHAWSMPSTVASWSVGLRGMTLLHLAAALGYAKLVGAMLNWRAENPHIILETELDALSQDVYGFTPLAWSCVRGHVECSLLLYKWNHNALKIKTQGQQTPLDLANLKGHKHLLAQMFRLEKERCRKPHLRGGLANLSMNIAVETDSEEPQQHQTMYNSFDLEILQRKHDGVFLRPGAVHSNQSPPNNGSRYSKRSSIDSGINMDIRSKSGKSLPRLHSNFEGHDNYALGVDSPLDTLTGTNSLLSPLRKMDFALWDSDAKVLTLAEHIIAAMPERIKNEADEMMVLGSPLTEPLTSESSALTDSFMDPLLDSLPNTHFDSDFSFDFHDHSYRYHDVSTPCSSLSPASSGPLQSPASYSILGTDPSVSSPSPPPSTKQLTEFLHASSLSQYPFEADFSKLTLTDTEQRELYEAAKCIQKAYRSYKGRQKLEEQNKERTAAIVIQNYYRRYKQYAYYRQMTNAALVIQHGYRSYRKNKRFKKSGLGQGMAGGSDHGSVSSNSQCLSSFYDHYKQDQQQQHEMSSQPSTPKETSPSGPLKRTYSQSTQNQAARKIQQFMRQSRIKLQRERAEKEKLVHQRRAEYLQNLQYQGQQEILACLENNSSAQSSGQSTYTNSINNLQSNQ
- the LOC117889766 gene encoding uncharacterized protein LOC117889766 isoform X10; the protein is MAGYRSLPLAPVSASSMAAAAAVPAQNVGHAGPTMAYAHHQSMTAMSNNATATATATAAAAAAAAAATAAAAIVSLPTASASGGVPQQHGTYGHQQQQQQQQPHHSQQQQHLPQQSHQQQQQQQQLMAHQQHSALQQQQQQHHHLQQQQQQQQQHLSLQRFVASQSQNSAHLNQHHHRLQIANTTITATARDPSTTVVAAAAAEGGGSSSSVLNGMDTELIEIQSHMTANKISNSVSSNGNANGNGSAKQLATQTNNELNVVNNNDPSNNNFMYNQQQQLNTSSNSNNSQQQQQQQHYYKLQQTSSATPNSGQQLQTQTQTQTQTPTPTLVHPPVEAMCMSPEHRLSSSSSGSSSNSNNNNNNNSTASTSSTVNGHSTPSTVVATTTSISVSTSSSGTSSTSSSLQSIIDGNQQQQITTTATAATCDNLMSANALTELSGGSSSSSNSNGNGNNQATDGPNKSQSQSQSQPQALSQNGCANFSASSDNSSQISASDESSSFGANNQNNSHSSHSHSSSSSNSNSSEDEPQSSNAAETLSFFNETLDLSHEDIQRTLIANMQPYNTAAGEAAATTIEPLATSNSSNSNGHSQEVEKKPLHGHEVEAEAEEDETDDVFANLDAFDMLVEFPELDLDDKQALNNTALEQGSYLGQAAAQAQQPRKIHNICDFSPEWSYTEGGVKVLVAGPWTSSNNAGAYTVLFDAQPVPTQMVQEGVLRCYCPAHEAGFVTLQVACGGFLVSNSVMFEYKLSLLADAPFDASSSNDCLYKFTLLNRLSTIDDKLQLKTEQEPTTDHTALYLEPNFEEKLVAYCHKLTKHAWSMPSTVASWSVGLRGMTLLHLAAALGYAKLVGAMLNWRAENPHIILETELDALSQDVYGFTPLAWSCVRGHVECSLLLYKWNHNALKIKTQGQQTPLDLANLKGHKHLLAQMFRLEKERCRKPHLRGGLANLSMNIAVETDSEEPQQHQTMYNSFDLEILQRKHDGVFLRPGAVHSNQSPPNNGSRYSKRSSIDSGINMDIRSKSGKSLPRLHSNFEGHDNYALGVDSPLDTLTGTNSLLSPLRKMDFALCEVSTGESSPIHDKDIDGDDTSTSATDVTIGNDMAMALADAVVGDSDAKVLTLAEHIIAAMPERIKNEADEMMVLGSPLTEPLTSESSALTDSFMDPLLDSLPNTHFDSDFSFDFHDHSYRYHDVSTPCSSLSPASSGPLQSPASYSILGTDPSVSSPSPPPSTKQLTEFLHASSLSQYPFEADFSKLTLTDTEQRELYEAAKCIQKAYRSYKGRQKLEEQNKERTAAIVIQNYYRRYKQYAYYRQMTNAALVIQHGYRSYRKNKRFKKSGLGQGMAGGSDHGSVSSNSQCLSSFYDHYKQDQQQQHEMSSQPSTPKETSPSGPLKRTYSQSTQNQAARKIQQFMRQSRIKLQRERAEKEKLVHQRRAEYLQNLQYQGQQEILACLENNSSAQSSGQSTYTNSINNLQSNQ
- the LOC117889766 gene encoding uncharacterized protein LOC117889766 isoform X9; its protein translation is MAGYRSLPLAPVSASSMAAAAAVPAQNVGHAGPTMAYAHHQSMTAMSNNGIIYQSAVHASIHSLPSQHRSSTTHHHILATATATATAAAAAAAAAATAAAAIVSLPTASASGGVPQQHGTYGHQQQQQQQQPHHSQQQQHLPQQSHQQQQQQQQLMAHQQHSALQQQQQQHHHLQQQQQQQQQHLSLQRFVASQSQNSAHLNQHHHRLQIANTTITATARDPSTTVVAAAAAEGGGSSSSVLNGMDTELIEIQSHMTANKISNSVSSNGNANGNGSAKQLATQTNNELNVVNNNDPSNNNFMYNQQQQLNTSSNSNNSQQQQQQQHYYKLQQTSSATPNSGQQLQTQTQTQTQTPTPTLVHPPVEAMCMSPEHRLSSSSSGSSSNSNNNNNNNSTASTSSTVNGHSTPSTVVATTTSISVSTSSSGTSSTSSSLQSIIDGNQQQQITTTATAATCDNLMSANALTELSGGSSSSSNSNGNGNNQATDGPNKSQSQSQSQPQALSQNGCANFSASSDNSSQISASDESSSFGANNQNNSHSSHSHSSSSSNSNSSEDEPQSSNAAETLSFFNETLDLSHEDIQRTLIANMQPYNTAAGEAAATTIEPLATSNSSNSNGHSQEVEKKPLHGHEVEAEAEEDETDDVFANLDAFDMLVEFPELDLDDKQALNNTALEQGSYLGQAAAQAQQPRKIHNICDFSPEWSYTEGGVKVLVAGPWTSSNNAGAYTVLFDAQPVPTQMVQEGVLRCYCPAHEAGFVTLQVACGGFLVSNSVMFEYKLSLLADAPFDASSSNDCLYKFTLLNRLSTIDDKLQLKTEQEPTTDHTALYLEPNFEEKLVAYCHKLTKHAWSMPSTVASWSVGLRGMTLLHLAAALGYAKLVGAMLNWRAENPHIILETELDALSQDVYGFTPLAWSCVRGHVECSLLLYKWNHNALKIKTQGQQTPLDLANLKGHKHLLAQMFRLEKERCRKPHLRGGLANLSMNIAVETDSEEPQQHQTMYNSFDLEILQRKHDGVFLRPGAVHSNQSPPNNGSRYSKRSSIDSGINMDIRSKSGKSLPRLHSNFEGHDNYALGVDSPLDTLTGTNSLLSPLRKMDFALCEVSTGESSPIHDKDIDGDDTSTSATDVTIGNDMAMALADAVVGDSDAKVLTLAEHIIAAMPERIKNEADEMMVLGSPLTEPLTSESSALTDSFMDPLLDSLPNTHFDSDFSFDFHDHSYRYHDVSTPCSSLSPASSGPLQSPASYSILGTDPSVSSPSPPPSTKQLTEFLHASSLSQYPFEADFSKLTLTDTEQRELYEAAKCIQKAYRSYKGRQKLEEQNKERTAAIVIQNYYRRYKQYAYYRQMTNAALVIQHGYRSYRKNKRFKKSGLGQGMAGGSDHGSVSSNSQCLSSFYDHYKQDQQQQHEMSSQPSTPKETSPSGPLKRTYSQSTQNQAARKIQQFMRQSRIKLQRERAEKEKLVHQRRAEYLQNLQYQGQQEILACLENNSSAQSSGQSTYTNSINNLQSNQ